The genomic segment ctttaGTTTCCCCTTTCACTAACTCTGTCACAGCTTGCTACCATCTTTCCCGGGGGCCTACTAGATACGGTGTCacgttttttcttcctcctgtcgACTGGATATTTTACGGCGCCTCCCAGATTCTTCCGGGGTCCTGGGAAACGCAGCACTCTACCTATACTATGTTATTGAAATGTATAACTCTGGTTgagcttctgtgttttttttttattgtttttttttttaagcaagcCTGTGTCAGCACCTCATGAAGGAACTCTTACATCTTCTTCCAACATAGATGAACACAAATGTATATTGAATTTAATCAGTCAGTCTGTGTCTTCACATCAGCTATTTAGACATGTGGGGTCTCTCAGACTTTAGCCCTCTGCATGATAGTCCATCAGTCCTGGCTCTCTACTATTCAACAAAGCCGCAGGGATCTGTTCAATGACCCCTCACCTtattcatctcctcctccagactgcAGTCAGTGATGTTAGAGCCGGCCATGGAGCTGTAGTGACCGTACCACTCTCTGTACTCCGCTATGGACACAGAGCTGGGGTCTGACATGTTGAACCAAGGCCACCAGTGCTGGTCAGATCCATCTGATGAGCTTAGTAGATCAAGATTACTGGAAgatgttaaaaagaagaaaatacaatatgaaaaaatgtcatcaatcCTGATATCCTGGATTTAAGTGATTGCTTTGAACAATCATTTGCAAAAACTAgatgtcatttttctgtctatTAACAGCTAAAATAAAGTGcttttaataactttttgtcatttttagtATGCTGCCTTTTCATAGACCATACTGACAGGCTTTTGTAAATGCAGTTCAACAAAATATGTTGCTAATAATGGACCATGGGAAGttaatacgcacacacacacacacacacacacacacacccttactTAGCCACGCAGCGCAGAGCAATGTTCTTGGCGCGGAAACCCAGCACAACAAAAACCACCAGCGAGGCCAGCACAGACGTCATGAAGTTGATGCCAGAGACCATCAGCGCGTCCCTGTGGCAGTTGTTGTGGTATGGATTGTAGGAGGAATATGCGATAACAGAGCCGTAGCCCAGACCGAGTGCAAAGAAGACCTGTGTGGCAGCCTGTCGCCACACCTGCACATTAGCCCAGATTTCCagctgaaagaaatgtttttaacttgaacattaagaaacaaaatatggaaaaaggcaaagaggacaacacaaacatgatgtAAATGACGTGATGAAAACCAGTGCTTACTTTGGGATAAAACATATATGTGATTCCTTCAATCGCGCCGTCCAACATCAACCCTCtgatgaggaaaatgaagagCACCACATAGGGAAAGACTGTGGAAAAGTACATCACCTGagatttgggggggaaaagatgtGAGGATGATTTCTGTGCAAGAACAAAAATCTGCCTGTCAGCACGTCTAAAGCTCACTGATTACCATGTTGAATCAGTTTGTGGCCTTATCTTAACCATATTTACCAGACGTTTGTACGGGTTGTTGACATGCAGAGGTGAAACGTAGAAGAGACTTGAAGTTACCTTTGCAGAAGACTTGATGCCCTTGATCATAGCCAAAGAGACAATTGTCCAAGCAGCCAGTAAACAGCCCGTCATGATGGAGTTCAACTCTCCGGACTCTTGGATGGAGTTCGTGATGTTGAGGGCTTTCCGGAACCAGAAGTATGACGTCGGGGAGCTGCCCGCACATTCTTTCACTGTTGATTGAGGACAGACAAGACTTTGACTATTTGCTGGCATCTATGGGACTTCtaactgtgtttttaattcatcGTTACGTGCGTACCTGTGTCATTAGTGGTTACATCGATTGGACACTGCTCCCACGGCAGAGGATACTGAAAAGAATTACCCAGGTAGAACAGGCTCCATGCAATGATGACATTGTAGTAAAGAGCCACGTAAAAACAGACCTGGAGAAGAAAGGGTTTATGAATGATTTGCCAAACGAATTATCAATATTTGCACTGCAAGCCCTTGAGATATACGGTAGGCAACAGAATGTGCCGACTTGTATATTGTACATTCTGTGAAAACTTCTTTCAAGGTCAAACAACAGTTTCTCGAGAGGAGAACAGCAAATCTCAAATCACCTGAGATGGGATTTAGCTTGAATGTGATGTTGTGTTTAATGCATTCGTGCCCTACAAGTTAGGAAGTTATTGTAATCCTGTTGAATCTTGTATGAGGAAATGTATGTGTACTTAAAATGTGAGTGTCATTCATTGGGAACTAAAGGAGCAACGAGGCTTTTTTCGAGAAAATAAACTCGACTCGCCGACTCAGCGCACAAGTATGCGTCTGTGTGCTTCAAATGCACAGAAAGTTCTTGTCCCGTCTGTGTTTGCCTTGTCTCGTTTCTATAGGAAATGTTTATGTAACGGCACCACAGCCCGCGGGGCCGTCTCGCATTACAGCACTGCAAGATTTCACCATCGTTCCTCTCTTGGGAACTCACGCAGTGTGGCTTGTAATCAAAAGAAAGAGCTGTGGACAGAAAGTGACACACATGGGACAAATGGAGGAAGACATTTATGTGTTGAAAGGCCCCCGGAAATGAAACATAAGCCAGCCAGTTACCAAGCCACAGCATCCAAGCGGAGATACTATGAGTTATGAGTAATAATTTTACAGATACGTGCAAacatcatagactgtatataaacatcaGCTTCTTAGGACAAGGGACAAAGAATAGCTTCTATTGCCCCTCCATCTTGGCTTTTATTTTAATGCAATTAACAAACGATCCTGAGTACAACTTGACAGACATTCATGAATTGTTCAATTTCAaactgaaggggggggggggggggggcagagagtaAATACGAAACCCCACTAAGAATTCTCACCATGCAGCTGGAGTAGCCGATGCCTGCCAGCTTTGGGGAGATGTGCTTCCACACACCGATGCTGCCCTGTCGAATGCACTGGCCAGCTGCCAGCTCCATGAAAAACAGTGGAACTCCCACaatcaggagaagaaaaacatacaataaCATGAAGGATCCTGGGAGGATtgaaggaaggaaagacagGTTAAAAAACAGGATATAAATGAATTACTTTACACACAACAGTTTCTTTTCTACCATTatgtgtttgttctgcaggTTTCTAAACCGCTGCTACTAGTGTCAAGACAGCTCCTGTGACAATCAGTCTAAACCACTCGGTTGTATTTTACAGCTCTTTCTTTAAAGCCACTCACCTCCTCCATTTTGGTGGCAAAGGTACGGGAACCTCCACACATTCCCCAGGCCCACACTGAACCCCACCTGGGCCAACACGTACTGGATCTTAGAGTCCCACGCGGGCCGGTCTCCACcattttcctccacttcctctggaCCTGTTGTGAGCTGGGATTCGGACTGGCCCTCACCCAGCCAGGCTCGGTCCTCGTTGCCTTCCAGAGAAGGCTTTTCCGTCTTGTCATtaagacggagagagaagaaaacaccatTCACATGTGTATTTGGTTTGCGTTGCGATTGTTCATCAGACATGCATCTACAAATCATCGTGATTTTTCCCCACTTGCTGCTTCCACCAGTGATCACAGCTGTAACCAAATCAACCAGTAGTGAAACCTTAAAGTAACGTTAGCAACGATGGAAAATGTGTTGTCAGTAACGATGTGAACTATAGTAAGTTTTGCACAGTCAAGGGTTGAATCATCTaaaatccaaataaataaaattaattgtCTGAATTCCCTGCTATTTAACCAGTGTTGGGTGTAACACATTACAAAGTCAAGCGTTAATGTAATcagtacattacatttttctgtaaaGCAGTAATGTGAGGCATTACTGTTATGGCTACAGTAATCATTACAGTTACAAATCAAACTACTATCTCATTACTTGCATTACTTTTAAGTTAATCCAACAAATCCAACATCCCTTTTCATGGAGCAACACTCGTCTGATCTCCCGTGACGTGACCGTGACTTCGGCTCGAGTTcatgcaggaggagaggggacaaAAAAATGGCAGAGCGGTCCAGGACGTCTTTGAAGGGGTGGAGATATGATAGACATTACTTTGAATTTGCAAATGTGGCAATAGCAAGAAACAGTCAGGTGAGCAAACCACATGCGCTTGCTAACCAACTTGGCTACGCTGAATGGGCCGGATCCCAAAATGACTCGGCAAGAGCCAGACTGGCTTTAGAACATGACCCAGCTTGATCATTCCTATGTGCCTGCGATGAGAATGGAAAATTACAGGAGGCGCGTGACCCCCAGAGAAGAACCGTGGCTGGTCAAGACACATGGCCAGAAAGTGCAGGTGATTTCAGAACTATGTCGGCATTCACACGTACACAGGCGAGTGTGAGCGAGTGACGGAAACATGCACAAGTaaacaaaggaggaggggaagcgAGAGCAGCGGCCCACTGGGGGTGAGGCTCTCAGTGACATGTgggtaggagagagagagagagtgggaatcCACTGGGCAGTGTTAACTCTGCATTGGTTGTCACTGTGGGTGGCACTGAGACACACTGACCACGTGTTGGATATACTTGCTACCAAGGCAAGAGGATTGATTTATTAGGGTCAATTTCAACAGCTTGATAAACAGTGATAGCACAATGAAGCGCGCCTCGAGTTTTGACCATCAAGTAATGGAACAAGTTATTCATtgagcaaataaacaaaagattGACTAGTTCAAACGTGAGGCTTTGCTTCTCTTCTCACGAGTTCAACAGTTGTGggtcaagcaaaaaaaaaaaaacaccttgaaaACATCACCTTAGGCCCTGGGAACTTATGAATGACCTTTTTATATCATTGTCACTTATTGTCTACAACCTAATCCTAAAATCTAAATGTTGCCATTGTGCATAAATGTAGACAGAGTTTGGATATTTCAGTGTCTCTTAACATTGtgatatttcaaaaacaattcAGCAAGCCTGCGTCGGGGTCTCCTTGTTGtttagtggggaaaaaaagataacttgcaggaaaacagatttgttttaaagGGAGAGGACGttgtatttaacatttatttccaCTCTTCCTGAAGCTGTGAGGACTCACACACTCGCGTTAAACTTTTAACACATCTTCAAAAAGAAGTGGAAAAGTCCCTCATGCTTATTCTTCACATCTGGGCTGCTGCGCTGCAGTCTTTGACAAAATAACTACTGTGTTCCTCCCTTCTCTTGGAGAAGCTTAAATTATCTTCTTGCATCACAGGGCACACacgtgagcacacacacacacacacaacgtttGACTTCATGAACAGTAGTTAATGCACAGAAGCATGCAGCAGCTAAACCTGCGTACTAATCCCTCTTgaactcattattattattttaaatacataGCTTCATATCACCAATGGTGCGAAAACCAAACTTAGTGTTTGCTGTTGTAGTGGATTCCATTACAACCTGGATTGATTGCTATTTCCTGTTACCTCAGTGTGGTTTGTAGACAAATGTATCCCCCTGTGCAAAGACTTAGAGCCCCACAAAGACAAATTCCACATCCTTCATTCAAGATTTTCTTTGCAGCcaggatcaaaacacaaaacgcCTTGAACAAGCTGGACAGTTACTGAgttacacacacattactgtcAGCCTATGTTGCAACATTGCATCTCAATTATCTTCCTAAAAAATGTTTAAGAGTCCATTACAGTAACAGCGGAGTATTGAAGAGAAGCGACACAGACATTCTAATACTAGACTGACGTGGGAATAAATGATTGTCACACATAATCAGTATGCTGAAGGCCTTATTCCATATGTCGACACATTATGAGGGTTAATGTCTCAAACGGCACATGTTCTGTTTACAGACACAACCAGCCACAAATAGCCAGAATAACGCCCCTTTCATACATGTCGACATGTTTGAAATGGAGGCAGAgtaattttttcccctcaatctttttataaatgtatCTTTGGCAATCTGCCTGTTCAGGACCGAGTGACATTTCAGCAACACGCCAAACTTAAAGAGTAAAGTAAACAATCGCACTCATGGGGCCGCTAAGCAACTTTCCAATACTTTTTCCTAACTTCCCTTCGAAGCAGGCTGCCACAGGTCGGAGATCAGATGGCAGAACTTGCATGTGAGCGGAAAAAGGGATGAAACGCCGTGCAAAACATCACATAAATGACACGTGGCCACAAAATAACATGGTGGATTACCAAGGGCAAAACAGAGGCAGAATACTATTCCAAGGACGAAGTAAATCCCAGCTGTGGCACAACGtctggagaagctgcagaatgatcagctgtttgtttgttcactcTCTCCACCTGCCTCTCCACCTTTTCAGTGCTGGACTTTATCTCAGCCTGCATTTGACCAAAGGAAAAGGGGCCAACACCCTACACGGGTACACATTAGCTAATACACACCCAATACTGTTCCCAAAGCTGACATACAATTCATGGTATTGTATAACCAGAGTAGCCGTCGATCATACTCATTTTTTGCCCGCTCCAGTGTGGCTGGTGCCTGTCGGAGCCTATAGGATTAAATAACTCCACATACAGCATCGTCTACTGCACTTTGTTGCCatgtgaaatgcatttttgggAGACAAACAGGCGACGGAGCAGTGTGGATGTTTGCGGACAGCTGCACATTCCTGTCGTCCCGACTCTGTACTCAAGTCATACTGTGTTAAAAAGGCTTCCGGCTGTAATTTGAGGGTGTCAACTTGAACATCGGGTCACAACTGTTGTCATGTAGCTTCTTCATCATGGCCCCGATTAAAACCAGGAGGACTTTGAGGTTTGTGGGATCTGCATTTCTATATGACACAATGGCCTCAGTGGACGGACAGACGGATGTCgacggttgttgttgttgtcgttgtcgtcgttgttgttgttgttgttgttgttggcggcCTCTGAAAAGACACATGTTCACTGGGAGATAAGTCCTGATACCTATCAGCCGGTGGCCATGTTGAGCTGCATGTGATCCATAGGCCACTGCTGTGAGCACAACGCACAGACAATCAGCTGCAGAGGGCAGATTATCCTTGAGGCGCCCTCACGCCCGCTCCGAGGACCTGGCCAAGGAGTCTGGTGTGTAGTTAAACAACCCGTGAACACGACACATGCCACGGGAGAGAACAACGGGACAAGCAAAGTCACTGAGTGATTCAGAGAATCACTCAGTGACAGACATGCGTGATCGTCCACTTGTGAAGGCAGATCAGCGCGGCGGTGATGTGGACATACCATGCTGACAGCGCGCTCCCACGGAGGAGTCGAGtttccagcagctcctggtgcTGGCTGCGTCTCAGGACAAGGCTACTTTTACACTCGGACTCTGAACTtcctttttggggttttggtaCCATTCGCGGCCTCGTGCATCTAGAAGAGAGACCGAGGCTCGTCCAGGTGCTGGTGACGACTGGCCGTGGCCACGCTTGTTGCGTCGGAACGGACGGCGTCGACCCCCGAGTCCAAGAAGAGGCCAAGGAGACGTTCACTGCGCCTGCAGCCAATAGGAGAACTGGAGGGGCCGACCTGCCCTTCCCCAGaacggtctctctctctctctctctcactctctctctctctctcactcacttactcactcactcactcacacactcactcacacacacacacacactctctcacacactctcacacacacacacacacacacacacactctctctctctctctctctctctctctctctctcacacacacacacacacacacacactctctcacacactctcacacacacacacacacacacacactctctctctctctctctctctctctctctcacacacacacacacacacccacacacacacacacacacactctctctctctctctcacacacacacacacgcgtcctGCCCTTATCCTGCAGCCTACGGGAAAGCAGCAAAGATATGTAGCCCTACATTGCAATTTACAGAgtatttataatgaaaataaaaaaaataccatataaaTAAAAcgaagacaataaaaaaacaaacagcagatgaaATAAACTAAgtgcatgcatatatatatatatatatatatatatatatatatatatatatatataagacaaGTTAAAAAACGGATTACTTTAGCCACGGAatggacaaaatattaggccagattgatgttttttaattgcacATAAAGTTCCCCTCCATCTGGATTACACTGATTCAACACGAACACAATCTGTGATGCATGTTTGTCTGTCAAACATAAATTAAACAAGTAAAACAGGCATTTCTGTAATAGATTTGATAATCCCAACGTGTATTAATTACACTATAGCACGATTTATGTGTTTAGAATCAATAAATCCAATTTGTTCCACATTCGTAAGAACcaagtttatgtgtgtgtgtgctttggacaaaaaaaagcgTCCGCGAAATGAACGAATGTAATGAAATATGTATCCAGTATTTATGAAGCCAATtagtttgaaattattatttacatcatcattattacattattattagtttgtttatgttaaatCTGTGTAATCCAAGTGGATGGAAATGTTACATgccattaaaatacacaaatcttAAATTAGGCCTATATACATGAAATCATTTTATAGAATCGTAATCTGCAAAGTagctgtcaaattaaaaagctCCGTTTGGAGGCATCACTTTAATCAAGTCTAAACTCATCAATCTTTATGAATGTGAAAATTATGACTGTACAGCATAAAGCATGTAAACCTCTATATGTGTTGCCAATTGCGAGTCTCTTTGACAAGACAATTATAAATGCCAAACTGGAAACTGACTGTGTCAGCAGCACATCCGCCGTGTGGCTGTATAATGAAgccaaacacaagcacagaaaaCATTATAACAGCTGATAAATATATACTGGATTTTTCTTCCATTAGCCCAAGCCATGGGACATAgagatacaaaaataaaaattgccctcggaaaaagaaataaaataaagtactGCAAAGCAGTCGCACTGGCTCAGGGAAGCTTCCTGGAGTTAAATTATGCTGCATGATACTGGCATGAAAAAACAAGCGGCTGGGGCCACACAGCTGAGAGATACCAGTCAGTACATTTCACTGTCTCTCAACCACCTGCTGACAGAACGTTTGGGAGGTCTCTGCTCCCTCTAGTGGAAATAATGTGCTATGATTCCAATTCACACATGCATTCAAATTGCTGCTCATGTCTCCTGGTTCCTGTGGCAGACCAGATGTTTTACAGTCAACATTTCGAGAGCTTTCAAAGTGACAGAGGCAATTCCTGATTATAGTCAGAAATCCATACAACACATTGGACGCTTGGAGAGAGAACACCAAGATACATCTGGAACACGAGTCCCCAGTTGTGGTCCTGATTTCTTCCCTCAATTTcacgtttgcaaaaaaaaataatgttttaactGCTGTTCCCCTCAATTAAAGGAAAGGACAGCGATGGGTGCGTCCACTGTGTACGTCACTGGACCAGCCGTCACCCCTGCTGTTGGGATGTACTGTGTATCACAACTGTCCATCTACAAATCAAACTGATAGTAGCTGCTTAATTGCAtcacagctttttaaaatgtgagttgaaagacagaaagaattTGGCAGACCACTTGGCTCATTGGGCCAGAAACAGAGAAAGGTCTCCGTCCATATGTATATTATTGATGTACAGTCAATACCCGCAGAATCGTCCAAGTAACAGCTGAACCCAAAAAATGAAGACAGCTgaccctctctccttcccctgccATCACCCTCAACAACCCCTCAGTTTCCCCTCTGCGATGTCCTATACCTGCTACAAATTGTCATTGTGCAGAATAGTCCCTCACCCACAGTAAACCCGGGGCTGCAAAAATTCACAACAAAGATTCATCCGCTACATCCACTAAACTAGTCATTTATTTGAACCAATACAATACCAACAATTCATTCACTTCACTTTATCAGATTCGAAAGTGATGAAAAGTTTCACAGTCAAAACCcttttcctctgatttcagatttttccaGATTGAATTTGAAACTTTAATTAAATAGCACCTTTTTAAGCACGAGTTGCAAAGTGTTGAATTATCTGAGATGGCATTGCTAATGTCATTTCTCCTTTGAGGAAAATCCAAAGAATAAATTgcaattaaattattaattttgtttttattctccttTATTCTTCTCCATAGTTTTCACCTATTTGTAATTATAGTCTCCAGTGAAATATGACGTAAGTGTATAGTGCCGAGCTCGAAGAACAGTGCATTCCATTTCTGCATTGGCATGTGTCGCAGATAGCATCAGCCTCTTGGCACAATCCACAGGCGgttgcaggtaaaaaaaaaaagcctgtccGAGGTCACAGGAAGAAGAGGCCtcgcagagatgcagagagaagAATGGGAGGGACGGGGCAGGTGCAGGTTTGAGTGCGTCAGACAGTGGAAGCAGCACAGATTAACTGCGTAAGGAAAGCCagacttgtttttcttgtttctgcATATCTCAAGAAGGTGGGACGTGCCCATGTAAACAGCTAAGCTCAGTGCACATACAACTAAGCACGAGGATTGGTTTCTGTGCCTTGGATTTGAGCTCAGACCGCACCAAAAGGTACAGTGATCAATCGAGATTTCAAGTCTTAACTTAGTGTAAACTgtgttaaggtgtgtgtgtgcgtgagagaaaaagagggggcggGTGCACCTGTCATATAAAGGACAGCAACTTGATGTCCGTGATGTGGAGACTTTTCAAGAGGCTTAACTTCATCTTCACACATGAAAactttaaaatcctttttttgcatAAAGAACTTTCTGCCTTTAATACTGTAAGAATTTGCTAATGCTTGAAAACACGTATGCACTATTCACTGCTCCATCAGTACGTCGGAAGGGAAAATATTACAAGAGGAAAATGACGACAAGAGCCGGAATGTGTTTGCACAGCGCAGACGTgtggtttttcattttcaacttaAACAACGGTGTCCCTCTCAAGTTTTTTGTGgttgtgtcatctgcatacCAAGCACCTGGTGACAGTGGTTTTGCCTGTCGTATGTATCCATCACTTAAATGCAGGAACATGCAAGTGTGCATACAGAATACTCTGCGTTCCTACCACTGGCTTGTGGAATGTGGCACAATCAAGCTCTTCTTCATCATTTGTGTCTGATATATAATGCATTCGGTCGAGATGAGTGTTTAAATCAGTCAGATATTACATTAATTCATATGCAGATGTTGCAGTTGAAAGAACAGAACCATGTACCAATGTAAGAATGCAAGGCATGAGTCATATTAACGGATAATGAGATAATTTCCTGGTAATTACAGAGGGCTGAACAACTACTAAGCAAACAGAAATTAGGTGTCACAGAAAACGTTGATATAAAGGCTTAAGTATTTTAGTGCCTAAACATTATTTCCTGTAGTTTTTCTGTATATGcttaattttgttgtttgctTCCACAACAGATGTCTAAAAAACCTCCTCCGGTGGTCCCCAGAAAGCCCTCAGGTGTCCGGGTCATGATACCTCCGGGGGGGCAGCCTCTCCCCGGCGGCCTGCCCACCTACGCAGATTGTGGCAAAGGTAAACTCACCTGACGGATTTGTGTGAACACGTGCGCATGTGCTCGAgatttcttttcactctctgcACACTATCTAACCTAGTGCTGCAGgctttttgtatgtatgttcaagtctgctctctctgctcagaGAATGGCGCCCACCACGAGGACTCAAATCACACATCTCAACCGAGTGCGGAGAGAGAAGTGGTATGCACTAGCATGATTCAATTTGATACTCTTGTATAAATATGTACTCGGAATATTTGGGCCAGTGGGGTTATCTTTTAATTCAACCGTGATCACAACCACTGCAGCAAAGCTTGGCGAGAGGATGTTGTCCCATCGAGTTCATGGCAGTAACCCTCGTGCAGTGTAGAATCAgtggctgcagagagagagctgctggaggttattgttttgtttttaaacatcatGAAAAAAGGAATCACAGCTGAAAGATATGAAATAAGAGATTTGATTTAGCTCAAGGTATAATCCTCTTGAAACTCAATACTTATGATGTACTTCTGCAACTCTGGACTCCAGACCTGCAGCAAATACTGCACAGGGAAGTTTACAACAGTCATCTTGTTTGCTGAGAAAGCTGTCTGTGGCAAAGCTTTTGTTGTTTagatttaattttgatttgtgGATGTGGCTTTACACTTCTGGTCAAGAAAACATGAACAACTTATAAGActgtaaataaatc from the Scophthalmus maximus strain ysfricsl-2021 chromosome 17, ASM2237912v1, whole genome shotgun sequence genome contains:
- the slc6a16a gene encoding sodium-dependent neutral amino acid transporter B(0)AT2 gives rise to the protein MTEKPSLEGNEDRAWLGEGQSESQLTTGPEEVEENGGDRPAWDSKIQYVLAQVGFSVGLGNVWRFPYLCHQNGGGSFMLLYVFLLLIVGVPLFFMELAAGQCIRQGSIGVWKHISPKLAGIGYSSCMVCFYVALYYNVIIAWSLFYLGNSFQYPLPWEQCPIDVTTNDTVKECAGSSPTSYFWFRKALNITNSIQESGELNSIMTGCLLAAWTIVSLAMIKGIKSSAKVMYFSTVFPYVVLFIFLIRGLMLDGAIEGITYMFYPKLEIWANVQVWRQAATQVFFALGLGYGSVIAYSSYNPYHNNCHRDALMVSGINFMTSVLASLVVFVVLGFRAKNIALRCVANNLDLLSSSDGSDQHWWPWFNMSDPSSVSIAEYREWYGHYSSMAGSNITDCSLEEEMNKGIEGTGLAFIAFTEVMAFFPASPFWSTLFFLMLLNLGLSTMFGTMQGILTPLMDNFSFLGRHRTLLTVSSCALGALIGLLFTQRSGNYFVTMFDDYSATLPLVIVVIFETISVAWVYGTDRFLDDIEVMLKWRPPVVYKYLWKYVCLLAMVGLLAASLLRMVFKSPTYTAWNQSTASEMTLEYPGWALAMIVTLILLASLPVPIGYIHYTWKNRRVPNSLSSEGGGQEMHRELYTKCGSAEQPDSGAHQRVPHEEDEAHPRTAFLPMGSEHYRLLPQQEDEDEDEEQDTGV